The following proteins are encoded in a genomic region of Anguilla anguilla isolate fAngAng1 chromosome 15, fAngAng1.pri, whole genome shotgun sequence:
- the aff3 gene encoding AF4/FMR2 family member 3 isoform X4: protein MTLPRTAPHKSMLVDDLQLSSDDDNITPEPHGTVWATRESSAEQQWSHTHGRRLRAPNSNSNSSSSSSSSSSSRSGSSSRSNSRSSSSSSSSSSRSFSDSGGSAQRSCSRSPEVHPDPGPPAPTWPLTSSMEEIEPPSPTQWHLNRWLNKVRKRQASGDQEQSVEAEPASNPDSDSVQSPGGTWRGDHSPAPRDVQSPNYSPAPSPTFNYSPRSSSPDLNSSDSRPASPALCPDFTPRLQPGLYARQSPNPNHSPMSPSQPDNRMIAQHWPSAESNRRYSTSPSPSPRPYPQPKSSHSPSNRHYFKTKSSVSPSARHHSKPKSSLSPIPYSKHKRSVSPSARPHSQPKSSLSPSPRPQSKPTSNLSPSYRPHSKPKSSLNPRYHSKPKSSLSPSSRPQPEPKSSLSPSSRPHLKPKSSLNPRHPSKPKSSPSPTSRHHSKSKSSLSPSSRPHSKHKSVPNPKPISQPKSSPSPQPHCQPKSGHSSRLHSKPKSSLSPSPRHHSKPKSSLSPSPRHHSKPKSSLSPSPRHHSKPKSSLSPSPRHHPKPKSSLNLSPRHHPKPNSDLSLSSRPQPKSSSHPQPHSQPKSMSSSRPFSQPKPSLNPSSNPTVKLHAKPSHSQHRKPSSGVMESEVDGQKMPLASQRKEVPKHLWVRESEDEEDRRKERKEKKRKEKEERKKEKMGKQEKGKERGKTHEVEAPAVQPKERLHMTTQRPQKPVPDQERERKKKKRRKTEETSVPEPKAPLPPSPPRKPVISPTDSSSESEPGPQPTSSTTTAKVLADSTSGQRLGSRGQQSRAEKPRTVQLNLGRPRPADSTSGQRPSSREQPGRAGRPRKAQQNSGRSACWAEETPVEKHGGQGQHKLYTLVPFGRTGGTLGHGRSPPSSQYSRARSLRSLRVRIDLTLLPGPPEATRTSRARSSSSSSSSSSLKKARRKGGAKRLCSPQSDQKRRRKYEEVDLWKDGKQNHDPPPNWAGSTGKTPVETHTDTRLNKCKEDRPANKRKPLSPLSPLTATPEPPKNVEVPLPPVKARMEEPPVQKTQTEIPMARQQGLPKSVCEYQSIRPPQTQTTGHRQGPSIRDIALQVERYMLEAKRLKHRADSMVDRFGKVLNYVDAALSFMECGKAVEEGPLGAKSPYSMYAETVELIRYALRLKKYQGSKASNEDKQLAVLCFRCLALLYWRMFRLKKDHAIKCSSALLEYFKSTPNSFLTPPPWNATGKDSGVPSSTNPSPPLHCSPSASISIPQHVHQMAVEHLEITNSVLYSYEYWEVADNLAKESKEFFSYLNSLMGPLTLQSSMAHIVRYTRQGLQWIRASVKLT, encoded by the exons CCAGAACCACATGGAACTGTCTGGGCCACTAGAGAAAG CtctgcagagcagcagtggtcacacacacatggcagGAGGTTGAGGGCTCCCAACTCCAACTCcaactccagctccagctccagttccagctccagctccagatccggctccagctccaggtccaactccaggtccagctccagctccagttcCAGCTCTTCCAGGTCCTTCAGTGACTCGGGTGGCAGTGCCCAGCGCTCATGCAGTCGCAGCCCAGAGGTTCACCCTGACCCTgggcccccagcccccacatGGCCCCTGACCAGCAGCATGGAGGAG aTAGAGccaccctccccaacacagTGGCATTTGAACCGGTGGCTGAACAAAGTGAGAAAAAGACAGGCCTCTGGCGACCAGGAGCAAAGCGTGGAGGCGGAGCCAGCCTCGAACCCGGACTCCGACAGCGTCCAATCCCCCGGGGGAACCTGGAGGGGGGACCACAGCCCCGCGCCGAGGGACGTCCAAAGCCCCAACTACAGTCCCGCTCCCAGCCCCACTTTCAACTACAGCCCCAGGTCTAGCAGCCCCGACCTCAACTCCAGCGACAGCCGCCCTGCCAGTCCCGCTCTATGCCCTGATTTCACACCTCGCCTTCAGCCCGGCCTCTATGCACGCCAAAGCCCGAATCCTAATCACAGCCCCATGTCTCCTTCTCAGCCTGATAACAGGATGATTGCCCAGCACTGGCCCAGTGCTGAGTCGAACCGCAGATATAGCACTAGTCCTAGTCCCAGTCCCAGGCCTTACCCTCAGCCTAAATCTAGCCACAGCCCTAGTAACAGGCATTATTTTAAGACTAAATCTAGCGTCAGTCCTAGTGCTAGGCATCACTCTAAGCCAAAATCTAGCCTCAGCCCTATTCCATACTCTAAGCATAAACGTAGCGTCAGCCCTAGTGCCAGGCCTCATTCTCAGCCCAAATCTAGCCTCAGCCCTAGTCCCAGGCCGCAGTCTAAGCCTACATCTAACCTCAGCCCTAGTTATAGGCCTCACTCCAAGCCAAAATCTAGCCTCAACCCCAGGTATCACTCTAAACCTAAATCTAGCCTCAGCCCTAGTTCTAGGCCGCAGCCTGAGCCTAAATCTAGCCTCAGCCCTAGTTCTAGGCCTCACTTAAAGCCTAAATCTAGCCTAAACCCCAGGCATCCTTCTAAGCCTAAATCTAGCCCTAGTCCTACTTCCAGACATCATTCTAAGTCTAAATCGAGCCTCAGCCCAAGTTCCAGGCCTCACTCAAAACATAAATCTGTCCCCAACCCCAAGCCTATTTCCCAGCCTAAATCTAGCCCTAGTCCTCAGCCTCACTGTCAGCCTAAATCTGGGCACAGTTCCAGGCTTCACTCTAAGCCTAAATCTAGCCTTAGCCCTAGTCCCAGACATCACTCAAAGCCTAAGTCTAGCCTTAGCCCTAGCCCCAGACATCACTCAAAGCCTAAATCTAGCCTTAGCCCTAGTCCCAGACATCACTCAAAGCCTAAGTCTAGCCTTAGCCCTAGTCCCAGACATCACCCGAAGCCTAAGTCCAGCCTCAACCTTAGTCCCAGACATCACCCGAAGCCTAATTCTGACCTTAGCCTCAGTTCCAGGCCTCAGCCTAAATCCAGCTCTCACCCACAGCCTCACTCTCAGCCTAAATCTATGTCAAGTTCCAGACCTTTCTCTCAGCCTAAACCGAGCCTGAATCCCAGCTCTAATCCTACAGTGAAGTTACACGCCAAACCTTCCCATTCCCAACATAGGAAGCCCTCCTCTGGAGTGATGGAGAGCGAGGTGGATGGCCAGAAAATGCCGCTTGCCTCCCAGAGAAAGGAGGTGCCAAAACATCTTTGGGTTAGGGAAtctgaggatgaggaggacaggaggaaggagaggaaagagaagaagaggaaagagaaggaggagaggaagaaagagaaaatggggaagcaagagaaagggaaggagagagggaagacgCATGAAGTCGAAGCCCCAGCCGTGCAGCCCAAAGAGAGGCTCCACATGACCACCCAGAGGCCTCAGAAGCCCGTACCGGACCAGGAgcgggagaggaagaaaaagaagagacgGAAGACTGAAGAGACCTCCGTCCCAGAGCCTAAggcacccctgcccccctctcctccccgcaAGCCCGTCATATCCCCCACGGACTCTTCCTCGGAGTCTGAACCCGGGCCCCAACCGAcgtcctccaccaccaccgccaAGGTCCTGGCGGACTCCACCTCTGGCCAGAGGCTGGGCTCCAGGGGCCAGCAGAGCAGAGCCGAGAAGCCCCGGACGGTCCAGCTGAATTTGGGCCGCCCCAGGCCGGCCGACTCCACCTCCGGCCAGAGGCCCAGCTCCAGAGAGCAGCCGGGCAGGGCGGGAAGGCCCAGGAAAGCCCAGCAGAACTCGGGCCGCTCCGCCTGCTGGGCCGAAGAGACCCCGGTGGAGAAGCACGGCGGGCAGGGGCAGCACAAACTCTACACCCTGGTGCCGTTCGGCCGCACCGGGGGCACCCTTGGCCACGGGCgctcgcccccctcctcccagtaCTCCCGCGCCCGCAGTCTCAGGTCCCTGAGGGTGAGGATCGACCTCACCCTCCTGCCGGGCCCCCCCGAGGCCACCCGCACCTCCCGCGCCcgctcctcctcatcctcgtctTCGTCATCCTCGCTCAAGAAGGCTCGCCGGAAAGGGGGCGCCAAGCGTCTGTGCTCCCCTCAGTCGGACCAAAAGAGGAGGCGCAAG TATGAAGAGGTAGATCTTTGGAAAGATGGCAAGCAGAACCACGATCCCCCACCAAACTGGGCAGGTTCCACTGGCAAGACCCCTGTGGAAACTCACACCGACACCAGACTCAACAA ATGCAAAGAGGATCGACCAGCCAATAAGCGGAAGCCCCTgtcacccctctcccctctgacGGCTACCCCAGAGCCCCCCAAGAATGTGGAGGTACCCCTGCCCCCTGTCAAGGCAAGAATGGAAGAGCCACCCGTTCAGAAGACACAGACTGAG ATTCCGATGGCCCGGCAGCAAGGCCTCCCCAAGTCTGTGTGCGAGTACCAGAGTAtccgccccccccaaacccaaactaCGGGCCACAGACAGGGTCCGTCCATCAGGGACAT cgccctGCAGGTGGAGCGCTACATGCTCGAGGCGAAGAGACTGAAGCATCGGGCCGACTCCATG GTGGACCGCTTCGGGAAGGTGCTCAACTATGTGGACGCCGCTCTGTCTTTCATGGAGTGCGGGAAGGCGGTGGAGGAAGGGCCCCTGGGGGCCAAGTCTCCCTACAGCATGTACGCTGAGACAGTGGAGCTGATCAG GTACGCACTGAGGTTGAAGAAATACCAGGGATCCAAGGCCAGTAACGAGGATAAGCAGCTGGCGGTGCTGTG TTTCCGGTGTCTGGCTCTCCTCTACTGGCGAATGTTCAGACTGAAGAAGGACCACGCCATCAAGTGCTCCAGCGCCCTGCTGGAATATTTCAAG AGCACCCCCAACTCCttcctgactccgcccccctggAACGCCACAGGAAA GGACTCTGGGGTGCCCTCTTCCACgaacccctcgcccccccttcACTGCTCGCCCTCCGCCTCCATCAGCATTCCCCAGCACGTCCACCAGATGGCGGTGGAGCACCTGGAGATCACCAACAGCGTGCTCTACAGTTACGAGTACTGGGAGGTGGCCGACAACCTGGCTAAAGAGAGCAAAG agTTCTTCAGCTACCTGAATTCCCTGATGGGGCCACTGACGCTCCAGAGCAGCATGGCTCACATCGTGCGCTACACCAGACAGGGCCTGCAGTGGATACGCGCCAGCGTTAAGCTGACTTAA
- the aff3 gene encoding AF4/FMR2 family member 3 isoform X2: MEAGSHDGRFRCSADVWMCLSWIHPIKGVFARWGIQQRMTLPRTAPHKSMLVDDLQLSSDDDNITPEPHGTVWATRESSAEQQWSHTHGRRLRAPNSNSNSSSSSSSSSSSRSGSSSRSNSRSSSSSSSSSSRSFSDSGGSAQRSCSRSPEVHPDPGPPAPTWPLTSSMEEIEPPSPTQWHLNRWLNKVRKRQASGDQEQSVEAEPASNPDSDSVQSPGGTWRGDHSPAPRDVQSPNYSPAPSPTFNYSPRSSSPDLNSSDSRPASPALCPDFTPRLQPGLYARQSPNPNHSPMSPSQPDNRMIAQHWPSAESNRRYSTSPSPSPRPYPQPKSSHSPSNRHYFKTKSSVSPSARHHSKPKSSLSPIPYSKHKRSVSPSARPHSQPKSSLSPSPRPQSKPTSNLSPSYRPHSKPKSSLNPRYHSKPKSSLSPSSRPQPEPKSSLSPSSRPHLKPKSSLNPRHPSKPKSSPSPTSRHHSKSKSSLSPSSRPHSKHKSVPNPKPISQPKSSPSPQPHCQPKSGHSSRLHSKPKSSLSPSPRHHSKPKSSLSPSPRHHSKPKSSLSPSPRHHSKPKSSLSPSPRHHPKPKSSLNLSPRHHPKPNSDLSLSSRPQPKSSSHPQPHSQPKSMSSSRPFSQPKPSLNPSSNPTVKLHAKPSHSQHRKPSSGVMESEVDGQKMPLASQRKEVPKHLWVRESEDEEDRRKERKEKKRKEKEERKKEKMGKQEKGKERGKTHEVEAPAVQPKERLHMTTQRPQKPVPDQERERKKKKRRKTEETSVPEPKAPLPPSPPRKPVISPTDSSSESEPGPQPTSSTTTAKVLADSTSGQRLGSRGQQSRAEKPRTVQLNLGRPRPADSTSGQRPSSREQPGRAGRPRKAQQNSGRSACWAEETPVEKHGGQGQHKLYTLVPFGRTGGTLGHGRSPPSSQYSRARSLRSLRVRIDLTLLPGPPEATRTSRARSSSSSSSSSSLKKARRKGGAKRLCSPQSDQKRRRKYEEVDLWKDGKQNHDPPPNWAGSTGKTPVETHTDTRLNKCKEDRPANKRKPLSPLSPLTATPEPPKNVEVPLPPVKARMEEPPVQKTQTEIPMARQQGLPKSVCEYQSIRPPQTQTTGHRQGPSIRDIALQVERYMLEAKRLKHRADSMVDRFGKVLNYVDAALSFMECGKAVEEGPLGAKSPYSMYAETVELIRYALRLKKYQGSKASNEDKQLAVLCFRCLALLYWRMFRLKKDHAIKCSSALLEYFKSTPNSFLTPPPWNATGKDSGVPSSTNPSPPLHCSPSASISIPQHVHQMAVEHLEITNSVLYSYEYWEVADNLAKESKEFFSYLNSLMGPLTLQSSMAHIVRYTRQGLQWIRASVKLT, from the exons CCAGAACCACATGGAACTGTCTGGGCCACTAGAGAAAG CtctgcagagcagcagtggtcacacacacatggcagGAGGTTGAGGGCTCCCAACTCCAACTCcaactccagctccagctccagttccagctccagctccagatccggctccagctccaggtccaactccaggtccagctccagctccagttcCAGCTCTTCCAGGTCCTTCAGTGACTCGGGTGGCAGTGCCCAGCGCTCATGCAGTCGCAGCCCAGAGGTTCACCCTGACCCTgggcccccagcccccacatGGCCCCTGACCAGCAGCATGGAGGAG aTAGAGccaccctccccaacacagTGGCATTTGAACCGGTGGCTGAACAAAGTGAGAAAAAGACAGGCCTCTGGCGACCAGGAGCAAAGCGTGGAGGCGGAGCCAGCCTCGAACCCGGACTCCGACAGCGTCCAATCCCCCGGGGGAACCTGGAGGGGGGACCACAGCCCCGCGCCGAGGGACGTCCAAAGCCCCAACTACAGTCCCGCTCCCAGCCCCACTTTCAACTACAGCCCCAGGTCTAGCAGCCCCGACCTCAACTCCAGCGACAGCCGCCCTGCCAGTCCCGCTCTATGCCCTGATTTCACACCTCGCCTTCAGCCCGGCCTCTATGCACGCCAAAGCCCGAATCCTAATCACAGCCCCATGTCTCCTTCTCAGCCTGATAACAGGATGATTGCCCAGCACTGGCCCAGTGCTGAGTCGAACCGCAGATATAGCACTAGTCCTAGTCCCAGTCCCAGGCCTTACCCTCAGCCTAAATCTAGCCACAGCCCTAGTAACAGGCATTATTTTAAGACTAAATCTAGCGTCAGTCCTAGTGCTAGGCATCACTCTAAGCCAAAATCTAGCCTCAGCCCTATTCCATACTCTAAGCATAAACGTAGCGTCAGCCCTAGTGCCAGGCCTCATTCTCAGCCCAAATCTAGCCTCAGCCCTAGTCCCAGGCCGCAGTCTAAGCCTACATCTAACCTCAGCCCTAGTTATAGGCCTCACTCCAAGCCAAAATCTAGCCTCAACCCCAGGTATCACTCTAAACCTAAATCTAGCCTCAGCCCTAGTTCTAGGCCGCAGCCTGAGCCTAAATCTAGCCTCAGCCCTAGTTCTAGGCCTCACTTAAAGCCTAAATCTAGCCTAAACCCCAGGCATCCTTCTAAGCCTAAATCTAGCCCTAGTCCTACTTCCAGACATCATTCTAAGTCTAAATCGAGCCTCAGCCCAAGTTCCAGGCCTCACTCAAAACATAAATCTGTCCCCAACCCCAAGCCTATTTCCCAGCCTAAATCTAGCCCTAGTCCTCAGCCTCACTGTCAGCCTAAATCTGGGCACAGTTCCAGGCTTCACTCTAAGCCTAAATCTAGCCTTAGCCCTAGTCCCAGACATCACTCAAAGCCTAAGTCTAGCCTTAGCCCTAGCCCCAGACATCACTCAAAGCCTAAATCTAGCCTTAGCCCTAGTCCCAGACATCACTCAAAGCCTAAGTCTAGCCTTAGCCCTAGTCCCAGACATCACCCGAAGCCTAAGTCCAGCCTCAACCTTAGTCCCAGACATCACCCGAAGCCTAATTCTGACCTTAGCCTCAGTTCCAGGCCTCAGCCTAAATCCAGCTCTCACCCACAGCCTCACTCTCAGCCTAAATCTATGTCAAGTTCCAGACCTTTCTCTCAGCCTAAACCGAGCCTGAATCCCAGCTCTAATCCTACAGTGAAGTTACACGCCAAACCTTCCCATTCCCAACATAGGAAGCCCTCCTCTGGAGTGATGGAGAGCGAGGTGGATGGCCAGAAAATGCCGCTTGCCTCCCAGAGAAAGGAGGTGCCAAAACATCTTTGGGTTAGGGAAtctgaggatgaggaggacaggaggaaggagaggaaagagaagaagaggaaagagaaggaggagaggaagaaagagaaaatggggaagcaagagaaagggaaggagagagggaagacgCATGAAGTCGAAGCCCCAGCCGTGCAGCCCAAAGAGAGGCTCCACATGACCACCCAGAGGCCTCAGAAGCCCGTACCGGACCAGGAgcgggagaggaagaaaaagaagagacgGAAGACTGAAGAGACCTCCGTCCCAGAGCCTAAggcacccctgcccccctctcctccccgcaAGCCCGTCATATCCCCCACGGACTCTTCCTCGGAGTCTGAACCCGGGCCCCAACCGAcgtcctccaccaccaccgccaAGGTCCTGGCGGACTCCACCTCTGGCCAGAGGCTGGGCTCCAGGGGCCAGCAGAGCAGAGCCGAGAAGCCCCGGACGGTCCAGCTGAATTTGGGCCGCCCCAGGCCGGCCGACTCCACCTCCGGCCAGAGGCCCAGCTCCAGAGAGCAGCCGGGCAGGGCGGGAAGGCCCAGGAAAGCCCAGCAGAACTCGGGCCGCTCCGCCTGCTGGGCCGAAGAGACCCCGGTGGAGAAGCACGGCGGGCAGGGGCAGCACAAACTCTACACCCTGGTGCCGTTCGGCCGCACCGGGGGCACCCTTGGCCACGGGCgctcgcccccctcctcccagtaCTCCCGCGCCCGCAGTCTCAGGTCCCTGAGGGTGAGGATCGACCTCACCCTCCTGCCGGGCCCCCCCGAGGCCACCCGCACCTCCCGCGCCcgctcctcctcatcctcgtctTCGTCATCCTCGCTCAAGAAGGCTCGCCGGAAAGGGGGCGCCAAGCGTCTGTGCTCCCCTCAGTCGGACCAAAAGAGGAGGCGCAAG TATGAAGAGGTAGATCTTTGGAAAGATGGCAAGCAGAACCACGATCCCCCACCAAACTGGGCAGGTTCCACTGGCAAGACCCCTGTGGAAACTCACACCGACACCAGACTCAACAA ATGCAAAGAGGATCGACCAGCCAATAAGCGGAAGCCCCTgtcacccctctcccctctgacGGCTACCCCAGAGCCCCCCAAGAATGTGGAGGTACCCCTGCCCCCTGTCAAGGCAAGAATGGAAGAGCCACCCGTTCAGAAGACACAGACTGAG ATTCCGATGGCCCGGCAGCAAGGCCTCCCCAAGTCTGTGTGCGAGTACCAGAGTAtccgccccccccaaacccaaactaCGGGCCACAGACAGGGTCCGTCCATCAGGGACAT cgccctGCAGGTGGAGCGCTACATGCTCGAGGCGAAGAGACTGAAGCATCGGGCCGACTCCATG GTGGACCGCTTCGGGAAGGTGCTCAACTATGTGGACGCCGCTCTGTCTTTCATGGAGTGCGGGAAGGCGGTGGAGGAAGGGCCCCTGGGGGCCAAGTCTCCCTACAGCATGTACGCTGAGACAGTGGAGCTGATCAG GTACGCACTGAGGTTGAAGAAATACCAGGGATCCAAGGCCAGTAACGAGGATAAGCAGCTGGCGGTGCTGTG TTTCCGGTGTCTGGCTCTCCTCTACTGGCGAATGTTCAGACTGAAGAAGGACCACGCCATCAAGTGCTCCAGCGCCCTGCTGGAATATTTCAAG AGCACCCCCAACTCCttcctgactccgcccccctggAACGCCACAGGAAA GGACTCTGGGGTGCCCTCTTCCACgaacccctcgcccccccttcACTGCTCGCCCTCCGCCTCCATCAGCATTCCCCAGCACGTCCACCAGATGGCGGTGGAGCACCTGGAGATCACCAACAGCGTGCTCTACAGTTACGAGTACTGGGAGGTGGCCGACAACCTGGCTAAAGAGAGCAAAG agTTCTTCAGCTACCTGAATTCCCTGATGGGGCCACTGACGCTCCAGAGCAGCATGGCTCACATCGTGCGCTACACCAGACAGGGCCTGCAGTGGATACGCGCCAGCGTTAAGCTGACTTAA